A part of Terriglobus roseus genomic DNA contains:
- a CDS encoding adenosine deaminase family protein translates to MTFLPRIAVFLLGAVACTSLSMAQTPGAESRASARLEAIRNSPPQLRAFLTRMPKGGDLHMHLSGAVYAETFIANATADNLCVDPVKLVLLPNVGTTRSLPPKPVCAEGTEPAADAFKNQALYDHLINSFSMRSFVPTSGWSGHDQFFATFGRFSGLHKEHQGEWVDEVATRAASQNEQYLEIMTTPDFGVALKLAAQQHWDGDPAKMRNALLAGGLRENIATDRAELDAMEATRNEREHCGTAQATAACIVQVRYLYQVLRGGEPERVFAQTLLGFELASVDPRVVGINFVQPEDTYLSMSQYGNQMLMLKYLRSVYPKVHLSLHAGELAPGMVPPDGLRFHIHDAVEVAGAERIGHGVDVMFETDSASLLKTMAAKHIMVEVNLTSNDGILGVKGKDHPLHSYLAAGVPFALSTDDEGVSRIDLTNEYLRAVTEQGLTYVQLKTSARSSLEHSFLAGESLWSTQDRYTAMRGGCIASTPTPAASCSTFLKGSDKATQQWELERRFRTFESEVAKETR, encoded by the coding sequence ATGACTTTTCTGCCCCGTATTGCCGTGTTTTTGTTGGGCGCTGTCGCCTGTACCAGCCTATCCATGGCGCAGACGCCAGGTGCAGAATCACGCGCGTCGGCACGGCTGGAGGCGATTCGTAACAGCCCGCCGCAATTGCGCGCGTTTCTGACGCGCATGCCGAAGGGCGGCGATTTGCACATGCATCTTTCTGGAGCGGTGTATGCCGAGACGTTTATCGCAAACGCCACAGCCGACAATCTTTGTGTAGACCCCGTAAAGCTCGTGCTGCTGCCGAATGTGGGCACCACACGTAGCCTGCCTCCCAAGCCCGTATGTGCCGAAGGAACGGAGCCTGCTGCTGACGCCTTCAAGAATCAGGCGTTGTACGACCATTTGATCAACAGTTTCAGCATGCGTTCCTTTGTGCCAACGTCTGGATGGAGTGGCCATGACCAATTCTTCGCCACGTTTGGACGTTTCAGCGGCCTTCATAAGGAGCACCAGGGCGAGTGGGTCGATGAGGTCGCGACGCGAGCAGCTTCGCAGAATGAGCAGTACCTGGAGATCATGACGACACCGGACTTTGGTGTGGCATTGAAACTGGCAGCGCAGCAACATTGGGATGGCGATCCCGCAAAGATGCGTAACGCGCTGCTGGCTGGTGGACTGCGCGAGAACATTGCCACAGATCGCGCTGAGTTAGATGCGATGGAGGCCACTCGCAACGAGCGCGAACATTGCGGTACGGCACAGGCCACCGCTGCCTGCATCGTGCAGGTGCGGTATCTGTATCAGGTGTTACGCGGCGGAGAGCCGGAGCGTGTGTTCGCGCAAACGCTACTGGGGTTCGAGTTGGCCAGTGTTGACCCGCGCGTGGTTGGCATTAACTTTGTTCAGCCAGAAGACACATACCTGTCCATGTCGCAGTACGGAAATCAGATGCTGATGTTGAAGTATCTGCGCAGTGTTTATCCGAAGGTTCATCTGTCACTGCACGCAGGAGAGTTGGCTCCGGGTATGGTGCCGCCAGATGGACTGCGTTTTCATATTCACGATGCAGTGGAAGTCGCTGGAGCAGAGCGCATTGGGCATGGTGTGGATGTGATGTTTGAGACGGATTCTGCATCGCTACTCAAAACGATGGCTGCGAAACACATCATGGTGGAAGTGAACCTGACTTCGAACGATGGCATCCTCGGCGTGAAGGGGAAGGATCATCCTCTGCACAGTTATCTCGCGGCGGGTGTACCGTTTGCTTTGTCTACGGATGATGAGGGTGTATCGCGCATCGATCTGACGAATGAATATCTGCGCGCTGTCACAGAGCAGGGGCTCACTTACGTGCAGTTGAAAACGAGCGCACGGTCTTCGCTGGAACATTCGTTCCTCGCCGGCGAAAGTTTGTGGAGCACTCAGGATCGCTACACGGCAATGCGTGGAGGATGTATCGCATCGACACCCACACCGGCCGCATCGTGCAGCACTTTCCTGAAAGGTAGTGACAAAGCAACGCAGCAGTGGGAATTGGAACGTCGCTTCCGTACTTTTGAATCAGAAGTGGCAAAGGAGACACGATGA
- a CDS encoding polysaccharide deacetylase family protein: MNPLLDVAAGIATAGLMTGGYAYAANWPTSQIFGKTLISGPDATDGKHNVALTYDDGPSPRNSPALLDVLAEHNARATFFLIGEHVRKHPELAQRVAAAGHVIGNHTTMHPNLARQNNQRVQQELERCQKTLEDTLGVKAKLFRPPYGARRPAVLKIARSMGLTPVMWNITAHDWDPIGVARIQERIDAGIAKNRRARRASNVLLHDASHLDGEQLASREDTIAVTRALLQRDDLHFVTPLDWL, translated from the coding sequence ATGAACCCCTTGCTTGACGTTGCCGCAGGAATTGCCACGGCTGGTTTGATGACCGGCGGTTACGCCTACGCGGCGAACTGGCCCACATCTCAGATCTTCGGGAAAACGCTCATTAGCGGACCTGACGCCACCGATGGCAAACACAACGTCGCACTCACATACGACGATGGCCCCAGCCCGCGCAACTCTCCCGCTCTGCTGGACGTTTTGGCAGAGCACAACGCACGCGCCACGTTCTTCTTGATTGGCGAGCATGTCCGCAAACATCCGGAACTTGCACAGCGCGTCGCGGCAGCTGGCCATGTCATTGGCAACCACACCACGATGCATCCAAATCTAGCGAGGCAGAATAACCAGCGCGTGCAACAGGAACTGGAACGCTGCCAGAAAACTTTGGAAGACACGCTGGGAGTGAAGGCGAAGCTCTTTCGCCCCCCCTACGGTGCACGTCGCCCCGCTGTCTTGAAGATCGCGCGTTCCATGGGATTAACCCCAGTGATGTGGAACATTACAGCGCACGACTGGGACCCTATCGGCGTGGCAAGGATTCAAGAACGCATTGATGCAGGCATTGCAAAGAATCGCCGTGCACGTCGCGCTTCCAACGTGTTGCTACACGATGCGTCACATCTCGACGGCGAGCAGCTCGCCTCGCGTGAAGACACCATCGCCGTTACACGCGCACTGTTGCAGCGCGACGATCTGCACTTCGTTACGCCGCTGGATTGGCTGTAA